The Papaver somniferum cultivar HN1 chromosome 3, ASM357369v1, whole genome shotgun sequence genome includes a region encoding these proteins:
- the LOC113356174 gene encoding uncharacterized protein LOC113356174: MYGKVKRSRIPSTHKDIHVLDQDIEYVRNNFSSKISISEQQQPVVCSSDAQPPKKKILTVNKMRVHKSDRFYEFCHYCKDYISENANVFMYGYLGAYCGTACRSQQIQMDTAAEKFSNAARRNGQISAQFGKSKRAFPIFFI; encoded by the exons ATGTATGGAAAAGTGAAAAGAAGTAGAATTCCTTCAACTCATAAAGACATTCATGTTCTTGATCAAGACATTGAATATGTTCGAAATAATTTTTCTTCCAAGATTTCAATctcagaacaacaacaaccagttgtatgTTCTTCGGATGCACAACCACCAAAGAAGAAGATCTTAACAGTTAATAAGATGAGAGTTCACAAAAGTGATCGATTTTATGAGTTTTGTCACTATTGTAAGGATTATATCAGTGAGAATGCGAATGTGTTTATGTATGG TTATCTTGGTGCATATTGCGGCACAGCATGCCGAAGCCAACAAATCCAAATGGACACTGcagcagagaaattctcaaatgCTGCTAGGAGGAATGGTCAGATTTCTGCTCAATTTGGAAAGAGTAAAAGGGCATTTCCCATATTCTTTATCTAA
- the LOC113356173 gene encoding probable magnesium transporter NIPA4: MGGEGTGQSWTISYKGMSSDNIKGLVLALSSSIFIGASFIVKKKGLKKAGASGTRAGSGGYSYLYEPLWWAGMITMIVGEVANFAAYAFAPAILVTPLGALSIIISAALAHIILREKLNVFGILGCVLCVVGSTTIVLHAPQEQQIESVAEVWDLATEPAFLFYTALVIAGVLILIFHFVPQYGQTHIMIYIGICSLVGSLSVMSVKALGIALKLTFSGTNQLVYSQTWVFTMVVLACVITQLNYLNKALDTFNTAIVSPIYYVMFTSFTILASVIMFKDWDRQNPTQIVTEMCGFITILSGTFLLHKTKDMVDGVPMRLPVYTTEMDDLEHEGIPLKCQDALRSS, from the exons ATGGGGGGAGAAGGCACTGGACAGAGTTGGACAATATCGTATAAAGGAATGTCATCTGATAATATTAAAGGATTAGTATTAGCATTATCTTCAAGTATTTTTATTGGAGCAAGTTTTATTGTTAAAAAGAAAGGGTTAAAGAAAGCTGGGGCTTCTGGTACTAGAGCAG GAAGTGGTGGATACTCTTATTTGTATGAGCCTCTTTGGTGGGCAGGAATGATAACAA TGATTGTCGGGGAAGTTGCTAACTTTGCGGCTTATGCATTTGCTCCAGCTATTCTGGTCACTCCTCTTGGTGCACTCAGCATTATTATCAG CGCTGCACTTGCACATATTATTCTGCGGGAGAAGCTTAATGTTTTTGGAATTCTTGGTTGTGTTTTGTGTGTGGTGGGTTCTACAACAATTGTTTTACATGCTCCTCAAGAACAGCAGATTGAATCTGTGGCAGAAGTATGGGACCTTGCAACAGAGCCAG CTTTTCTTTTCTATACAGCTTTGGTGATAGCAGGTGTTCTTATACTTATATTCCATTTTGTACCACAGTACGGCCAGACACATATAATGATTTACATAGGAATTTGTTCTCTTGTGGGTTCCTTGTCA GTCATGAGTGTAAAAGCACTTGGTATTGCTCTGAAATTAACATTTTCAGGAACAAATCAGTTAGTGTACTCTCAGACTTGGGTTTTCACTATGGTTGTACTTGCTTGTGTGATTACTCAGTTGAATTATTTGAATAAG GCTCTTGATACCTTCAACACAGCTATTGTATCACCAATATACTACGTGATGTTCACTTCATTCACCATTTTAGCAAGTGTTATCATGTTTAAG GATTGGGATCGACAGAATCCAACTCAAATTGTTACGGAGATGTGCGGGTTTATAACGATTCTTTCAGGGACATTTCTACTTCATAAAACAAAGGACATGGTTGATG GTGTACCTATGCGACTTCCTGTATACACGACCGAGATGGATGATTTAGAGCACGAGGGCATCCCTCTCAAGTGCCAAGATGCCTTGCGATCGTCGTAA